In Glycine soja cultivar W05 chromosome 10, ASM419377v2, whole genome shotgun sequence, the genomic stretch TCTACCCGGAGCCTTGGTGTAGTAAGTGGATGTTTCCATTTACACCTCCCACTCTCATGTGTTGCCCACACAtttgtatttcaatttttttataaaaaagttataaaataacattGTAAACTGATGTTGCAGTGCCACGACTTTTTACGGCTGGTATAGCTGAATTCTATGAGGGATATTACGCAAATAAGGGTGTAAATATCATTAAAGGAACTGTTGCTGTTGGATTCACTTCTAATTCTGATGGAGAGGTATGGTTGCATGTGATCTTGGAACCCTGTCATGGTAGGGCATTTTAAAGTTCCTTAATCAAACTCATCATGACTTTCATCCATCATTCAGGTAAAAGAAGTCAAACTAAAGGATGGCAGGGTCCTGGAAGCtgatattgttgttgttggtgttgGAGGAAGGCCTCAAACAGTCTTAGTCAAAGGGCAGGTTGAAGAGGAGAAGGGTGGAATCAAGGTCAGTGATACCATATCTGGAGGCTTGTTGACAGGCTATAAAATGTTGTCATCCGGAGTAGTGAATAGTGATTCTTGTTATCAAATATCAATGATGCCATTTGTTTTGGTTGCAGACCGATGCTTTCTTCAAAACTAATCTCTCCGATGTATATGCTGTTGGTGATGTTGCTACTTTCCCTTTGAAATTATACGGTGAATTGAGAAGAGTTGAACATGTTGATCATTCTCGCAAATCGGCTGAACAGGCTGTGAAGGTAAGTAGCTTACCTAAATTTGTCAGCTCATGCACAATATACATATTTATCATTGCCCCGGCATGCTCTCTCTAGCTATTCAGTAGATATCTGCttaaacgttttttttttctggtccTCCAAATCGAAGTTTCAAGTAAAGAGCCAATGCTTGCAGTGCTGTTTCTCATTCTGTGATTACTTGTTTTATGTAGGCCATCAAGGCAGCTGAGGAAGGAAAAACAGTTGAGGAGTATGATTACCTTCCATACTTCTATTCCCGTTCATTCGATCTGTCTTGGCAATTCTATGGCGACAATGTCGGCGACACAGTGCTATTCGGAGACAACAATCCTGCGTCTTCAAAGCCAAAGTTTGGGACATACTGGATTAAAGACGGGAAAGTTGTCGGGGTCTTTCTGGAAGGTGGAACTCCTGAAGAAAACCAGGCTATTGCTAAAGTTGCTAAGGTCCAGCCTCCGGTTGCGGATGTAAATCAACTTGCTAAGGAAGGCCTTTCCTTTGCTAGTAAAATATAATGGTTTTATTTGGGAAGGATAAAGATGCTTGGTGGTTTGCATAGATTGTATCTGACAGGCTTTATTTTACTCTGGTTTATGCATTACTGTGTTTTTTCGTTTGATATGGTTGCAAGggatattatataatatatatatatgttttgccGTATCTATTCCATTTCTCTGGCCACTTTTTGGGTTCTGTTAACCCTTTGCAGACTTGATAAACGCATCTATTTGCACTGCAAGAGTGTAAGctgaaaacaataaaacaaaaacatagaAATAAGATTTACATGCCATCTGGTttgcaaaatgtttttaatttctgagGATCTTTATATGAATTGCCGGGTGAAGattcgaaaaaaaaatccatgtaAAAGTGGTTCCCATGAACGATTTCTGCCCATTTGTCTCACTTTTATTCTAATGGGAGGTGGATTTGTCATATTCCCATGCAATAAGAATATTTCattagaatgataaaaaaaaaaaatgctcccTTTTCTATGACCGTTTGAAACTGCAACAATCTTCTGGTCAAACAgagttcaaagttcaaacatttTGGGCAAAACTGTTCCCATTTTCATGTTTGCCTTCCGActcatatctatttttttaagaggTCAGATCCGGATCCAGGAAAGCGAGACATTCTAACTTTAATAAGTTGATGTGGCTTGCTGAACTAGTTGAGTGAATCAATATCAAAcacaattattttctgaaatttattttaaaaaatcataaagttTAATATGTCACTAGGTCTAGCTTTTCTATTTAAGGAGTTCCTATGGCCAACATATCTGCAACGAAGAACTTCTTAAAATAAAACTGAATTCTTCAATTCTTACGGGAAATAAAAATAGGCAAttcatgatatttatttatggactaaaaatggataattttttttccctgtTCCATTTAACATAATGAATGACTATACATTAACTAGTTTATTACTTTTTAAGTTAAGACAAATACTGATTAGTTAAGGAATTCAAAATagaagtttttattattattgaaatttacATTGAAAGTGTATCGGAAATCACAAAATACGTGCATCAatgtcaatttttaattaaaaaatttcattttaaatttcttaagttAATTGAAATCTTAAGAGACTTTTGTTTCaccaaattttgataaattcctaaaaatatgaagatgaaaatatatttttttatttttcttacaaatttttaaaaaagtattccCGTGTATTATTCATAATTGAAAAtgttataattttcattcttaatGTGTTTTCTTACATTTATATTCCCATTAGAACAGGTTGAGAAAGTGATATTTTCATGATGTGAAAATTTATTGTCAAATAGGCATgtgactttttatttaaattattctcagaaatattaaaatataatcaaatatatttttttataagatactGGAAATAACATTTTTAGGAATGTAACGAAAGCCCCATTACAAACACTTGAACTCAGGGATCGATCCAACTTAATTATTATCTGCtacttcaaattcaaatttataggCCCTACCTTTATGTTTTGCTCTGCACTTTCTTAAATGGAAACAAGTAACACAATAGAGTAAGATCATTTACTTGTAAGCGGAAACTGTTGCATCAACTGCAATATTTTCGGGTTAGTTTTATAATATAACAATGAAGAGAATTGCCGAGAAGATCATATCAAGTCCCATATTCCATTTATTGGCCTTTACAAGTCCCACATCGGTCCAAatattagacaaagaaacattTATATATCGTCTGACAAACCTGTAAGATTGCCGAGTTGGGTAACATCAGCTTATAACCCAAGTGGGGGCACCAAGGTGATGGAACAAAACTTTGGATTAATTAGGTTGGGTTGGTGGCTGCACCATGCTGGCCTGCCCGCTCCAAGTTGAGAGTTGAACCATGGGGTCTGAGCGAAGGCACAGGTTTCCTGGTTTCTAGACGAGGGGGTATTGCGTGAGGCTGGTTTCACAGAGCAGCGATCACCCCTGGCTCTTGACAGTGGAGGGATTACAGGTTGCTTCACTTCCAGCCCATATAAACCTGATGATCCTAGCTCTTGAaccatcacttttttttttgttcctggAACCAAGTTAAACTTTGGAATTTTTCTTCCTTGAAAATTTCTTAGTAGGTGAAGGCACAGCTTCATAAGTGAATGTTGCATGACACACAAAAACAATAGTTAAACTAGCTTTGCTTAATGAAAGGTTAGTGTCATATGCTCCACAACCTCCCTCATTTCAGTTCATCA encodes the following:
- the LOC114372005 gene encoding monodehydroascorbate reductase translates to MAKTFKYIILGGGVSAGYAAREFAKQGVKPGELAIISKEAVAPYERPALSKAYLFPESPARLPGFHVCVGSGGERLLPEWYTEKGIELILSTEIVKVDLAAKSLISAGGETFSYQILIVATGSTVIRLTDFGVEGADAKNIFYLREVDDADKLYAAIKAKKNGKAVVVGGGYIGLELSAVLKLNNIDVTMVYPEPWCMPRLFTAGIAEFYEGYYANKGVNIIKGTVAVGFTSNSDGEVKEVKLKDGRVLEADIVVVGVGGRPQTVLVKGQVEEEKGGIKTDAFFKTNLSDVYAVGDVATFPLKLYGELRRVEHVDHSRKSAEQAVKAIKAAEEGKTVEEYDYLPYFYSRSFDLSWQFYGDNVGDTVLFGDNNPASSKPKFGTYWIKDGKVVGVFLEGGTPEENQAIAKVAKVQPPVADVNQLAKEGLSFASKI